One window from the genome of Schistocerca piceifrons isolate TAMUIC-IGC-003096 chromosome 1, iqSchPice1.1, whole genome shotgun sequence encodes:
- the LOC124789637 gene encoding gustatory receptor 23a-like encodes MGVVCGQLLRSTRPPAGSEAELEELASRAGQPGAAGAVEAEVRRLQRARMALHRCSRLCSLHFGPALLLSVLADFIVMTCTAYWLIVLAQERDKSTEILVSLFGLTNILCRQLALCWVCSSAADRADRAALLLSRLQPLLRPGPAVDVLQLPVERLRISAMGFCDIDLRVFTAIISAAVTYLVILVQFHK; translated from the coding sequence ATGGGCGTCGTCTGTGGGCAACTGCTGAGGAGCACCCGGCCGCCGGCGGGTAGCGAGGCTGAGCTGGAGGAGCTGGCGTCGCGTGCAGGAcagccgggggcggcgggggcggtggagGCGGAGGTGCGGCGGCTGCAGCGCGCCAGGATGGCACTCCACCGCTGCTCCCGCCTTTGCAGTCTCCACTTCGGACCCGCACTGTTGCTGTCCGTCTTGGCAGATTTCATCGTTATGACTTGCACTGCCTATTGGTTAATAGTCTTGGCACAAGAAAGAGACAAGAGTACGGAAATACTCGTGAGTCTATTTGGACTTACTAACATATTGTGTCGCCAGCTGGCGCTGTGCTGGGTGTGTTCCTCTGCGGCTGACCGCGCCGACAGAGCAGCTCTGTTGCTGTCGAGGCTGCAGCCGCTCCTTCGCCCTGGGCCAGCAGTTGATGTTCTGCAACTGCCAGTGGAGAGACTACGAATTTCTGCCATGGGGTTCTGTGACATCGACCTTCGTGTCTTCACAGCCATTATTAGTGCTGCGGTCACTTATCTCGTGATACTTGTACAATTTCATAAGTGA